A genomic window from Vigna radiata var. radiata cultivar VC1973A chromosome 2, Vradiata_ver6, whole genome shotgun sequence includes:
- the LOC106779078 gene encoding disease resistance protein RPP13-like, whose amino-acid sequence MFFSMRSIASYTLYCFTDALVNLSYSSSITNHKPFQPQIQIYTLVHAVMEEIVVSFVLDHLAQLVAREVNLLYGVEDGVESLRRELEMIKELLNTTRRERGMEHIVLNQIRDMAYLAEDVVDTFVAKVSIYKRRTILGKTLHGFGQAWLLHRLSDKIDYIKNTLKEIRDNKDTYDAFRETTNESAAEEERERLEWLRTLRRDVEVKDVVGFVHDSEVVVNRLLGDSSKLKVISIVGMGGLGKTTLARKVFNNIQVKNHFDCLAWVYVSNECRFRELLLGLLHQFMPNFEQQCRDINSRNEDELKNMAKNCLEGKRYLVVVDDLWNIEDWDKVKGAFPDNNRGSRILITSRSKEVATHASLDVPYYLPFLNEEESWELFRKKVFIDGDCPSDLEPLGKQMVQRCCGLPLSIIVLAGLLANKEKSHTIWSKVVDHVNSYINQNKTQVNEIVLKLSYDNLPRRLKPCFLYLGLFPEDSEILVEPLLQKWVAEGFIQDTGDRDPDDVAEDYLYELIDRSLVQVARVKLNGSLEKCQIHDLLRDLCISQSKKDKVFEVCTNNNIVDSTKPRKLSIQSATSDYISSSKRDHSCVRSLLLFGTHDDEWKWLVDEFKLVRVLQFGSIYLQAIPSILGNFIHLRYLRIENVIVYFVPDSILNLWNLQTIDLGIFKYRQAVSFPAQMWKLKYLRHWNSSGPIELRGRCLQSVEKMWNLRTMSPLTLNKQAISLIRNGTFPNIKRMGLSGSHDCEDELPNLLQSLQQLEHLNSLVIFPQGFFDINPQELVQRLEQYSHLTTLRIDWVKDLLTSELIFPPNIIELTLSRIEHISDEGMNGLGNHSKLKILRLLGNLDRFNDPIDLNCVGFPQLEVLKMKELKLRNWKLGNGAMRKLQHVIIKFCGPYINLPTELCSLNGLKQVHIESNIVQVTEQVHDILRILETDNRVQVFRSFYPALDEENDWESHY is encoded by the coding sequence ATGTTCTTTTCTATGCGATCGATTGCAAGCTACACTCTCTATTGCTTTACTGATGCCTTAGTAAATCTCTCTTACTCTTCTTCCATCACCAACCACAAACCCTTCCAACCACAGATCCAAATCTACACGCTCGTCCATGCTGTAATGGAAGAGATTgtagtttcttttgttttagatCACTTAGCCCAGCTTGTCGCACGTGAAGTTAACTTACTGTATGGCGTGGAGGATGGAGTTGAGTCCCTCCGGAGAGAACTTGAAATGATCAAAGAGCTCCTCAATACCACAAGGAGAGAGAGGGGAATGGAACATATAGTACTGAACCAAATCAGAGATATGGCCTACTTAGCTGAGGATGTCGTCGACACATTCGTAGCCAAAGTTTCCATTTACAAGAGGAGAACCATTCTGGGGAAGACGCTCCATGGCTTTGGCCAAGCATGGTTGCTCCACCGCTTATCCGACAAAATTGACTATATCAAAAACACTCTCAAGGAGATACGCGACAACAAGGATACATATGATGCTTTCAGAGAAACCACTAATGAATCAGCAGCAGAAGAGGAGAGGGAAAGGCTGGAATGGCTGCGGACTCTAAGAAGAGACGTGGAGGTAAAAGATGTGGTTGGCTTTGTCCATGACTCCGAGGTTGTCGTCAACCGACTCCTGGGAGATAGTTCAAAACTTAAAGTCATCTCTATCGTTGGCATGGGGGGATTGGGAAAGACCACCCTTGCCCGAAAGGTCTTTAATAACATCCAGGTGAAGAACCACTTTGATTGTCTCGCGTGGGTTTATGTTTCAAACGAGTGCAGATTTAGAGAGCTTTTGCTTGGCCTTCTTCACCAGTTTATGCCAAATTTTGAACAACAATGCAGAGACATCAACAGCCGGAATGAGGATGAGCTAAAAAATATGGCGAAGAACTGCTTGGAGGGGAAAAGGTATCTTGTGGTGGTAGATGACTTGTGGAATATAGAGGATTGGGATAAGGTGAAAGGTGCTTTTCCAGACAACAACAGAGGCAGCAGAATATTGATTACTAGTCGTTCGAAAGAGGTGGCCACGCACGCTAGTCTTGATGTTCCTTACTATCTTCCATTTCTCAATGAAGAAGAAAGTTGGGAGTTGTTTCGTAAGAAAGTGTTTATCGATGGAGACTGCCCTTCTGATTTGGAGCCTCTGGGAAAGCAGATGGTTCAAAGATGCTGTGGTTTGCCGCTCTCCATCATTGTTTTGGCTGGGTTGCTGGCCAACAAGGAAAAGTCACATACAATATGGTCTAAAGTGGTCGATCATGTTAATTCGTATATCAATCAAAATAAGACCCAAGTGAATGAGATAGTTCTCAAGCTGAGTTATGACAATTTGCCAAGGAGACTAAAACCATGTTTTCTCTATCTTGGGTTATTTCCTGAGGACTCTGAAATACTTGTTGAGCCATTATTGCAAAAATGGGTTGCAGAGGGTTTTATACAAGATACAGGAGATAGAGACCCAGATGATGTTGCGGAAGACTACTTGTACGAGCTCATCGATCGCAGTTTGGTCCAGGTAGCACGGGTGAAGTTAAATGGAAGTTTAGAGAAGTGTCAAATTCATGATCTTCTTCGAGATCTTTGCATATCGCAGAGCAAAAAGGACAAAGTGTTTGAAGTTTGCACAAACAATAACATTGTAGACTCTACCAAACCTCGCAAACTGTCCATTCAGAGTGCCACAAGTGACTACATTTCTTCAAGCAAAAGAGACCATTCATGTGTTCGTTCCCTGCTTCTCTTTGGGACACATGATGATGAGTGGAAATGGCTTGTGGACGAGTTCAAATTGGTTCGAGTATTACAGTTTGGATCTATCTATCTCCAAGCGATCCCTTCCATTCTAGGGAACTTCATCCACTTAAGGTACTTGAGAATAGAAAATGttattgtttactttgttcCAGATTCAATACTTAACCTTTGGAATCTACAAACCATAGACCTGGGTATTTTCAAATATAGGCAAGCAGTTTCTTTCCCTGCTCAAATGTggaaacttaaatatttaagacACTGGAATTCATCAGGGCCTATCGAGTTGCGAGGAAGATGTTTACAATCAGTTGAGAAGATGTGGAATCTTCGAACCATGTCTCCCCTTACACTCAATAAGCAAGCAATATCTCTAATAAGGAATGGAACATTCCCCAATATTAAGAGGATGGGGTTGAGCGGGAGTCATGATTGTGAAGATGAATTACCCAATTTATTGCAGTCCCTACAACAATTAGAACATTTGAATTCATTAGTGATTTTTCCCCAAGGTTTTTTTGATATCAATCCCCAAGAATTGGTTCAAAGGCTAGAACAATACAGTCATCTAACTACCTTAAGAATTGATTGGGTTAAGGATCTTCTAACCTCTGAGCTCATATTTCCCCCAAACATTATAGAGTTAACTTTGTCAAGGATTGAACACATTAGTGATGAAGGGATGAATGGTCTGGGAAATCACTCCAAACTCAAGATTTTAAGACTTTTGGGAAATCTAGATAGGTTTAATGATCCCATTGACCTCAATTGTGTCGGCTTCCCACAGTTGGAAgtgttgaaaatgaaagaattgaAGCTTCGAAATTGGAAATTGGGCAATGGTGCAATGAGGAAGCTTCAACATgtgattattaaattttgtgGACCATATATTAATCTCCCAACTGAACTCTGTTCTTTGAATGGATTGAAACAAGTGCATATAGAAAGCAATATCGTACAAGTGACTGAACAGGTGCACGACATCTTACGAATATTGGAAACAGATAATAGAGTTCAAGTCTTTAGAAGCTTTTATCCAGCTTTGGATGAAGAGAATGATTGGGAATCTCATTATTAG
- the LOC111242672 gene encoding putative 12-oxophytodienoate reductase-like protein 1, with protein MEQKELRPNGQAPISSTDKPLKQQTGSKGAEETTNESRIPRRLKTDEIPHVVNDFRLAARNAIEAGFDGVEIHGAHGYLLEQFMKDAVNDRSDECSHSLLPMRKAFNGSFIAAGGYRREDGINVVAENGTDLVAF; from the exons ATGGAACAGAAAGAGCTACGT CCAAATGGGCAAGCCCCAATATCATCCACCGACAAGCCATTGAAACAACAAACGGGAAGCAAAGGCGCCGAGGAAACAACAAACGAGAGTAGAATACCAAGGAGGCTAAAGACAGATGAAATTCCTCATGTTGTGAATGATTTCAGACTTGCTGCAAGGAATGCTATTGAAGCTG GCTTTGATGGGGTTGAGATCCACGGTGCTCATGGCTACCTACTTGAGCAATTCATGAAAGACGCAGTAAATGATCGAAGTGATGAGTGCTCTCACAGCCTTCTCCCTATGAGAAAGGCCTTCAATGGAAGTTTTATTGCAGCAGGAGGTTATCGCAGAGAAGATGGCATCAATGTTGTGGCTGAAAATGGAACAGATCTTgttgctttttaa
- the LOC106779091 gene encoding putative disease resistance RPP13-like protein 3 isoform X2 has translation MEESVVTFVLDHLAELVAREVNLLYGVEDRVQSLQYELQMIKELLNTTKRKKGMEHVVLNQIRDVAHLAEDVIDTFVAKVSIYKRRTILGRMLRAFGQARLLHHVAHKIDKLKTTLNEIHNNKDKYDAFKETTNQSAEEEKEENERLQSQLKKLRRNVEEEDVVGFIHDSKDVINLLLEGGSNRKAVSIVGMGGLGKTTLARKVYNSSQVMSHFDCRAWVYVSNECRVKDLLIGLFKHLIPNFEQQRRGNKRGKKNVGDINDLSEEELKKLVRSCLKWKSYLVVVDDLWKKQDWDEVLDAFPDNNRNSRILITSRLKEVALHAGHDVPHYLQFLNEEESWELFRRKVFRGEDYPSDLELLGKQMVRSCRGLPLSIIVLAGLLANKEKSHREWSKVVGHVNWYLIQDETQVKDIVLKLSYDNLPRKLKPCFLYLGLFPEDFEIPVIPLLQNWVAEGFIQDTGNRDPDDVAEDYLYELIDRSLVQVTRVNFNGGLKTCHVHDLLRDLCIAESKEDKMFEVCTNYNILIPTKPRRLSIHGDMGHYISSSNNDHSCIRSLFFFGPRYDVRRREWKWLLDNFKLVRVLEFGASKCREIPSNLGNFIHLRYLRINSKHVTFVPDSILNLWNLQAIDLGIWKQDDPISFPIQMWKLKHLRHLNTQGPIKLRGRCSPSSYEKMWNLQTIPPLILNAQATSLIEKGIFPNIKSMGLDVKGHGYEELMLSRINCITDEGMNSLGNHSKLKFLRLVGNPVFEDSIDLNCVGGSFPQLEVLQMECLNLQKWELGNGAMRRLHNVIIHACQLLDNLPTELCSLNRLRKVHITDSPSKQMTRILEILETNNGVEVVIGDSSPWYDDVYFKLHTTFLA, from the exons ATGGAAGAGAGCGTAGTTACCTTTGTTTTAGACCATTTAGCTGAGCTTGTGGCACGCGAAGTTAACTTGCTGTATGGCGTGGAGGATAGAGTCCAGTCCCTCCAGTACGAACTTCAAATGATCAAAGAGCTTCTCAATACCACAAAGAGAAAGAAGGGAATGGAACATGTTGTACTGAACCAAATCAGAGATGTGGCCCATTTGGCTGAGGATGTCATCGACACATTCGTAGCCAAAGTTTCCATTTACAAGAGAAGAACCATTCTCGGGAGGATGCTCCGTGCCTTTGGCCAAGCAAGGTTGCTCCACCACGTAGCCCACAAAATAGACAAGCTCAAAACCACTCTCAACGAG ATACACAACAACAAGGACAAATATGATGCTTTCAAAGAAACCACTAATCAATCcgcagaagaagagaaggaggagaacGAAAGGTTGCAATCGCAGCTAAAGAAACTGAGAAGAAatgtggaggaagaagatgTGGTTGGCTTTATCCATGACTCCAAGGATGTCATCAACCTACTCCTGGAAGGTGGTTCAAATCGTAAAGCTGTCTCTATTGTTGGCATGGGAGGATTGGGAAAGACCACCCTTGCCCGAAAGGTCTATAATAGCAGCCAGGTGATGAGCCACTTCGATTGTCGTGCGTGGGTTTATGTCTCAAACGAGTGCAGAGTTAAGGATCTTTTGATTGGCCTTTTTAAGCATTTGATCCCAAATTTTGAACAGCAACGTAGAGGCAacaaaagaggaaagaaaaacgTAGGAGACATTAACGACCTTAGTGAGGAGGAACTGAAGAAATTGGTGCGAAGCTGCTTGAAGTGGAAAAGTTATCTTGTGGTGGTAGATGACCTTTGGAAAAAGCAAGATTGGGACGAGGTGCTAGATGCTTTTCCAGACAACAACAGAAACAGCAGAATATTGATCACTAGTCGTTTGAAAGAGGTGGCCTTGCATGCTGGCCATGATGTTCCTCACTATCTTCAATTCctgaatgaagaagaaagttgGGAATTGTTTCGCAGGAAAGTGTTTAGGGGTGAAGACTACCCTTCTGATTTAGAGCTTTTGGGGAAGCAGATGGTTCGAAGTTGTCGTGGTTTGCCGCTCTCCATCATTGTCTTAGCAGGGCTGCTAGCCAACAAGGAAAAGTCACACAGAGAATGGTCTAAAGTGGTGGGTCATGTTAATTGGTATCTCATTCAAGACGAGACCCAAGTGAAGGATATAGTTCTGAAACTCAGCTACGACAACTTGCCAAGGAAACTAAAACCATGTTTTCTCTATCTTGGGTTATTCCCTGAAGACTTTGAAATACCTGTTATTCCATTATTGCAAAACTGGGTAGCAGAGGGCTTTATACAAGATACAGGGAATAGAGACCCAGATGATGTTGCGGAAGACTACTTGTACGAGCTCATCGATCGCAGTTTGGTCCAAGTAACAAGAGTGAATTTTAATGGAGGTTTGAAGACGTGTCATGTTCATGATCTTCTACGAGATCTCTGCATAGCAGAGAGCAAAGAGGATAAAATGTTTGAAGTTTGCacaaattataacattttaatccCTACCAAACCTCGCAGACTGTCCATTCACGGTGACATGGGTCACTACATTTCTTCAAGCAATAATGATCACTCATGTATTCgttccttgtttttctttggGCCACGTTATGATGTTCGTAGGAGAGAGTGGAAATGGCTTTTGGACAACTTCAAATTGGTTCGAGTGTTAGAGTTTGGAGCTAGCAAATGCCGAGAGATCCCTTCCAATTTAGGGAATTTCATCCACTTAAGGTACTTGAGAATAAACTCAAAGCATGTTACATTTGTTCCTGATTCAATACTGAACCTTTGGAATCTACAAGCCATAGACCTGGGTATTTGGAAGCAAGACGATCCAATTTCTTTCCCTATTCAAATGTGGAAACTCAAACATTTAAGGCATTTGAATACACAAGGGCCTATCAAGTTGCGAGGAAGATGTTCACCATCCTCATACGAGAAGATGTGGAATCTTCAAACCATCCCTCCCCTTATACTCAATGCGCAAGCAACGTCTCTAATAGAGAAAGGAATATTCCCCAATATTAAGAGTATGGGGTTGGATGTGAAGGGTCATGGTTATGAAG AGTTAATGTTGTCACGGATTAATTGCATTACTGATGAGGGGATGAATAGTTTGGGAAATCACTCCAAACTCAAATTTTTGAGACTTGTGGGAAATCCAGTTTTTGAAGATTCCATTGACCTTAATTGTGTCGGTGGCAGTTTCCCGCAGCTGGAAGTGTTGCAAATGGAATGTTTGAATCTTCAAAAGTGGGAATTAGGCAATGGTGCAATGCGGAGGCTTCATAATGTGATTATCCACGCATGTCAATTATTAGATAATCTCCCGACTGAATTATGTTCTTTGAATAGATTGAGAAAAGTGCATATAACGGACTCTCCTTCAAAACAAATGACTCGTATCTtagaaattttggaaacaaatAATGGAGTTGAAGTGGTTATAGGAGATTCTTCACCTTGGTATGATGATGTTTATTTCAAACTACATACGACGTTTCTTGCGTAG
- the LOC106779091 gene encoding putative disease resistance RPP13-like protein 3 isoform X1, with amino-acid sequence MEESVVTFVLDHLAELVAREVNLLYGVEDRVQSLQYELQMIKELLNTTKRKKGMEHVVLNQIRDVAHLAEDVIDTFVAKVSIYKRRTILGRMLRAFGQARLLHHVAHKIDKLKTTLNEIHNNKDKYDAFKETTNQSAAEEKEENERLQSQLKKLRRNVEEEDVVGFDQDSKDIIKRLLEGGSNRKAVSIIGMGGLGKTTLARKVYNNNQVKQRFMCRAWVYVSNECRVKELLVNLLKHLMPNFKQQSKGKKSDGDINSLSEEELKELVRSCLERKRYLVIVDDLWKRQDWDEVQDAFPDNNTGSRILITSRLKEVALHAGHDVPHYLQFLNDEESWELFRRKVFRGEDYPFDLEPLGKQMVQSCRGLPLSIIVLAGLLANKEKSHREWCKVVGHVNWYLTQDETQVKDIVLKLSYDNLPRRLQPCFLYLGLFPEDFEIPVTPLLQKWVAEGFIQHTGNRDPYDVAEDYLYELIDRSLIQIARLKTNAGVKTCRVHDLLRDLCISESKEDKVFEVCTDNNILVPTKPRRLSIHDYRVHRRERKWLLKDFKLVRVLELAPMSCKKIPSNIGNFMHLKYLRIDSQYITFVPDSILHLWSLQTIDLGPWSQNTPTSFPVQVWKLKHLRHLSTRGPIKLRGSCLGSSEKMYNLQTISPLVLNKQATYLIEKGTFPNIKSIGLSVVFGKGQLSKLLQSVQLLRYLNEFVIVLPYRYDTIVTLHEGVERKNGCKPQELFESLGQFNCLTVLEINNVIDLLTCAITLPSNVTELKLKGISCISDEGMKCLGNHAKLKILRLFGFMLFSTQDSYDLTCVGGSFPQLEVFQMESLKIEKWNLGNGAMPRLQSLVISFCGRLDDLPNELWSLSDLKKVHVTKPSEQMIRILQNLEINNAVQLVIEDLPSWMDESDWKFFEYLMQG; translated from the exons ATGGAAGAGAGCGTAGTTACCTTTGTTTTAGACCATTTAGCTGAGCTTGTGGCACGCGAAGTTAACTTGCTGTATGGCGTGGAGGATAGAGTCCAGTCCCTCCAGTACGAACTTCAAATGATCAAAGAGCTTCTCAATACCACAAAGAGAAAGAAGGGAATGGAACATGTTGTACTGAACCAAATCAGAGATGTGGCCCATTTGGCTGAGGATGTCATCGACACATTCGTAGCCAAAGTTTCCATTTACAAGAGAAGAACCATTCTCGGGAGGATGCTCCGTGCCTTTGGCCAAGCAAGGTTGCTCCACCACGTAGCCCACAAAATAGACAAGCTCAAAACCACTCTCAACGAGATACACAACAACAAGGACAAATATGATGCTTTCAAAGAAACCACTAATCAATCCGCAGCagaagagaaggaggagaacGAAAGGTTGCAATCGCAGCTAAAGAAACTGAGAAGAAATGTGGAGGAGGAAGATGTGGTTGGCTTTGATCAGGATTCCAAGGATATCATCAAGCGACTCCTGGAAGGTGGTTCAAATCGTAAAGCAGTCTCTATCATTGGCATGGGGGGATTGGGGAAGACCACCCTTGCCCGAAAGGTCTATAACAACAACCAGGTGAAACAACGCTTCATGTGTCGCGCGTGGGTTTATGTTTCAAACGAGTGCAGAGTTAAGGAGCTTTTGGTCAACCTTCTTAAGCATTTGATGCcaaattttaaacaacaaaGCAAAGGTAAGAAAAGTGACGGAGACATTAACAGCCTGAGTGAGGAGGAGCTGAAGGAACTGGTGCGGAGCTGCTTGGAGAGGAAAAGATATCTTGTGATAGTAGATGATTTGTGGAAAAGGCAAGATTGGGACGAGGTGCAAGACGCTTTTCCGGATAACAACACAGGCAGCAGAATATTGATCACTAGTCGTTTGAAAGAAGTGGCCTTGCATGCTGGTCATGATGTTCCTCACTATCTTCAATTCCTAAATGATGAAGAAAGTTGGGAGTTGTTTCGAAGGAAAGTGTTTAGGGGTGAAGACTATCCTTTTGATTTGGAGCCTTTGGGAAAACAGATGGTTCAAAGTTGTCGTGGTTTGCCACTTTCCATCATTGTCTTAGCAGGGCTGCTAGCCAACAAGGAAAAGTCACATAGAGAATGGTGTAAAGTGGTGGGTCATGTTAATTGGTATCTTACCCAAGATGAGACCCAAGTGAAGGATATAGTTCTCAAACTCAGCTATGACAACTTGCCAAGGAGATTACAACCATGTTTTCTCTATCTTGGGTTATTTCCTGAAGACTTTGAAATTCCTGTTACGCCATTATTACAAAAATGGGTTGCAGAGGGTTTTATACAACATACAGGAAATAGAGACCCATATGATGTTGCGGAAGACTACTTGTACGAGCTCATTGATCGCAGTTTGATTCAAATAGCAAGATTGAAGACTAATGCAGGTGTAAAGACATGTCGGGTTCATGATCTTCTTCGAGATCTTTGTATATCAGAGAGCAAAGAGGACAAAGTTTTTGAAGTTTGCACAGACAATAACATTCTAGTCCCGACAAAACCTCGTAGACTGTCCATTCACG ATTACCGTGTTCATAGGAGGGAGCGAAAATGGCTTTTGAAAGACTTCAAACTCGTTCGAGTGTTAGAGCTCGCACCAATGAGTTGTAAAAAGATCCCTTCTAACATCGGGAACTTCATGCATTTAAAGTACTTGAGAATAGACTCACAATATATCACATTTGTTCCAGATTCAATACTTCACCTTTGGTCTCTACAAACCATAGACCTTGGTCCTTGGAGCCAGAACACTCCAACTTCTTTTCCTGTTCAAGTGTGGAAACTCAAACATTTAAGACATTTGAGTACACGGGGGCCTATTAAGTTGCGAGGCAGTTGTTTAGGATCAAGTGAGAAGATGTACAATTTACAAACCATCTCTCCCCTTGTACTCAATAAACAAGCAACATATCTGATAGAGAAAGGAACATTCCCCAATATTAAGAGCATAGGGTTGAGCGTGGTTTTTGGGAAAGGTCAATTATCTAAATTGTTGCAGAGCGTACAACTTTTAAGGTATTTGAATGAGTTCGTGATCGTCCTCCCATATAGATATGACACAATCGTAACACTCCACGAGGGTGTGGAAAGGAAGAATGGTTGTAAGCCACAAGAACTATTTGAAAGTCTAGGGCAATTTAATTGTCTAACTGTCTTAGAGATTAATAACGTTATAGACCTTCTAACTTGTGCAATCACACTTCCTTCAAACGTTACAGAGTTAAAATTGAAAGGAATTAGCTGCATTAGTGACGAGGGGATGAAGTGTTTGGGAAATCACGCCAAACTCAAAATTTTGAGGCTTTTTGGATTTATGCTTTTTTCGACTCAGGATTCCTATGACCTTACTTGTGTTGGAGGCAGCTTCCCACAACTAGAAGTATTTCAAATGgaaagtttgaaaattgaaaagtgGAATTTAGGCAATGGTGCAATGCCAAGACTTCAAAGTCTGGTGATCAGCTTTTGTGGAAGGTTAGATGATCTCCCAAATGAACTCTGGTCATTGAGTGACTTGAAAAAAGTACATGTAACGAAACCCTCGGAACAAATGATTCGCATCTTACAAAATTTGGAAATCAACAATGCAGTTCAACTCGTTATAGAAGATCTTCCATCTTGGATGGATGAGAGTGATTGGAAATTTTTCGAGTATTTGATGCAAGGCTAA